Proteins from a genomic interval of Nitrospina gracilis Nb-211:
- a CDS encoding Hpt domain-containing protein, whose protein sequence is MNQPSPSPDKIPVLIPKELKSLIPGYLADRRQDVERMRGFLANDDITALKNLAHMIKGSGASYGFEELSFLGGVLEAVASSEREKMKSTLERMARYLDNVEIEYI, encoded by the coding sequence ATGAACCAGCCCAGCCCGTCTCCAGATAAAATCCCGGTCCTCATTCCCAAAGAATTGAAATCCCTCATCCCCGGCTATCTCGCCGACCGGCGGCAGGATGTGGAACGCATGCGCGGTTTTTTGGCCAATGACGACATCACCGCCCTGAAAAACCTGGCACACATGATCAAGGGATCGGGAGCCAGCTACGGTTTCGAGGAGTTGAGTTTTCTGGGCGGGGTTCTGGAAGCCGTCGCCAGCAGTGAGCGGGAAAAAATGAAGTCCACCCTCGAACGCATGGCCCGCTACCTCGACAACGTGGAGATCGAATACATATGA